A window of the Helianthus annuus cultivar XRQ/B chromosome 4, HanXRQr2.0-SUNRISE, whole genome shotgun sequence genome harbors these coding sequences:
- the LOC110892983 gene encoding uncharacterized protein LOC110892983, translated as MSQPRAPLGALQRHQREVVRGIEAHFRPIITNNPLPVVIPHRADGRTFEVRTTALQSLPKFKGLATEEPYFHLDTNDSICNTIGGQGFSADDVNLVLFQFFLEDKAKRWFHTLPSASIFTWADMQQIFLDEYYTSQKTNDARRGLRSFQQQSGEMFHEAFERFNMMLRNCPHHGIQFWELLNAFHEGLSSEDARDLMSITNGTFGTNYEHVDRAFLKQMAVNSKRKAQSSRRARHVTQRPQVHGVESGNVQTTNQVYNVCTNCNEIGHTAGVCVVGVVDEQIKEVNAIQGGGGRNFNMNSNTYHPGFRYGNAANQANPNFQGAQGNFAPRQQYNQGNYQGGSNYGYQGQFQQTGQGGSSQSSSSGNEVMDMLRAMQQDMQKRNQLDEVRMQKDEVRDKSIQSLTTQMGQLATDVAELKKNKGQLPSDTKVNPSHGSSKGNNVNINHVSVLRSGKEFKANLSPGLVEGVVEDVTGNESDDEVSPVKPKESNVNKPGLGENEKSEKLRVNRVKSHFHRPYLTRVGKILCHQEVPKKKFVV; from the coding sequence ATGAGTCAACCAAGAGCACCATTAGGTGCCCTGCAAAGACATCAAAGAGAAGTAGTACGGGGAATCGAAGCTCACTTCCGGCCCATTATCACGAATAATCCTTTGCCGGTAGTGATTCCTCATCGAGCGGATGGAAGAACCTTTGAAGTTAGAACAACCGCTCTCCAAAGTTTACCAAAGTTCAAAGGGTTAGCAACGGAAGAACCCTACTTTCATTTGGACACAAACGACTCCATTTGCAACACTATTGGAGGTCAAGGGTTTTCTGCGGATGATGTCAACTTGGTTCTTTTCCAGTTTTTCCTAGAGGATAAAGCAAAGAGATGGTTTCACACATTGCCCTCCGCGTCCATTTTTACATGGGCCGACATGCAGCAAATATTCTTAGATGAATATTATACTTCTCAAAAGACCAACGATGCTAGAAGAGgtttgagaagttttcaacaacaaTCGGGGGAGATGTTTCACGAAGCCTTTGAAAGGTTCAACATGATGTTAAGGAATTGCCCTCATCACGGGATCCAATTTTGGGAATTGTTGAATGCGTTTCATGAAGGGTTGAGTTCGGAGGATGCACGGGATCTAATGTCAATCACCAATGGTACATTCGGTACTaactatgaacatgttgatcggGCATTTTTAAAACAAATGGCAGTGAACTCGAAGAGGAAAGCTCAATCTTCAAGGCGAGCAAGGCATGTGACACAAAGGCCACAAGTGCATGGAGTAGAGAGTGGCAATGTTCAAACCACAAACCAAGTGTACAACGTGTGCACCAATTGCAATGAAATAGGCCATACGGCAGGAGTTTGTGTAGTGGGAGTGGTTGATGAGCAAATAAAAGAGGTTAATGCAATTCAAGGAGGGGGTGGTCGAAATTtcaacatgaactccaacacataCCACCCCGGGTTTCGCTATGGGAACGCGGCGAACCAAGctaacccaaactttcaaggagCTCAAGGTAATTTTGCACCTCGTCAACAATACAATCAAGGCAATTATCAGGGTGGAAGCAATTATGGTTATCAAGGGCAATTCCAACAAACGGGTCAAGGTGGTTCGAGTCAAAGTTCATCAAGCGGGAATGAAGTCATGGATATGCTTCGGGCTATGCAACAAGATATGCAAAAGCGAAATCAACTTGATGAAGTTCGAATGCAAAAGGATGAAGTTCGTGACAagagcatccaatcactaacaactcAAATGGGTCAATTGGCGACCGATGTGGCGGAGTTGAAGAAAAACAAGGGCCAACTTcctagcgacactaaggtaaatcctTCGCATGGTTCGTCAAAaggtaacaatgttaatattaatcatgttagtgttttgagaagtggcaAAGAATTTAAGGCCAATTTGTCACCGGGTTTAGTcgagggggtagttgaggatgtcacgGGTAATGAGAGTGACGATGAAGTTTCACCGGTTAAACCTAAAGAATCAAATGTTAACAAACCGGGGTTGGGTGAAAACGAGAAAAGTgaaaagttgagggtgaaccgagtcaagtcccaTTTCCATCGGCCTTACTTGACCCGGGTAGGAAAAATTCTATGCCATCAAGAGGTCcccaaaaagaaatttgtggtttga